The following proteins are encoded in a genomic region of Sneathiella marina:
- a CDS encoding cyclase family protein, producing the protein MPRWVKRPEGSNWGEFGDDDQIGRLNLVTPDKIRAAAAEVRTGERFCLSLPLDLPGGNVLNPRRYPPTLSPTFRSGDRPNMNYNLSQDNPDMIDVICDDVVVLHTQYSSQWDSLAHVGQEFDADGDGKAEIVYYNGFRAGDHIHSPDDINGSGAERLGIENMAAAGVQGRGVMIDLEGAFGRDFRMVGYEDLMQVLNTDNIVVEEGDMVCLHTGFAQQIMEMNGVPDKEKLHHSCCALDGRDPKLLNWITDTGLSLLIADNYAVEAHPSREGHGSCAFLPLHEHCLFKLGIHLGELWHLTPLNSWLKKNNRSRFMLTAPPLRLPGAVGSPANPVATV; encoded by the coding sequence ATGCCAAGATGGGTAAAGCGGCCGGAAGGGTCAAATTGGGGCGAATTTGGTGATGATGACCAAATAGGGCGTTTAAATCTGGTCACGCCAGATAAAATCCGGGCAGCCGCGGCGGAAGTGCGAACAGGAGAACGGTTTTGCTTAAGCCTTCCCCTCGATTTACCCGGCGGAAATGTTCTCAACCCGCGTCGCTATCCACCGACCCTGTCGCCAACTTTCCGGTCCGGTGATCGGCCTAATATGAATTACAACCTGTCGCAGGATAATCCGGATATGATTGATGTTATTTGCGATGATGTGGTTGTCCTGCATACACAATATTCATCCCAATGGGATAGTCTGGCCCATGTCGGGCAGGAATTTGACGCCGATGGGGATGGCAAGGCAGAGATTGTCTATTACAACGGTTTTCGGGCTGGAGATCATATTCACAGCCCGGACGACATTAACGGCTCTGGTGCCGAACGTCTGGGTATCGAGAACATGGCCGCCGCCGGCGTTCAGGGGCGCGGCGTGATGATAGATTTGGAAGGCGCCTTTGGTCGGGATTTCAGGATGGTCGGTTATGAGGATCTGATGCAGGTTCTGAATACGGACAATATCGTCGTTGAAGAGGGCGATATGGTTTGCCTGCATACGGGTTTTGCGCAGCAAATCATGGAAATGAACGGGGTGCCGGACAAGGAAAAACTGCACCATTCCTGCTGCGCCCTGGACGGTCGCGATCCAAAATTACTGAACTGGATTACCGATACAGGGCTTTCTTTGCTGATTGCTGATAATTATGCGGTGGAGGCACATCCATCGCGGGAAGGCCATGGCAGTTGCGCTTTTCTTCCCCTGCATGAGCATTGCCTGTTCAAGCTCGGCATCCATTTGGGAGAATTGTGGCATCTGACGCCGCTGAATAGCTGGTTAAAGAAGAACAACCGCTCACGGTTTATGTTGACGGCACCGCCGCTTCGGCTGCCGGGTGCCGTCGGCTCTCCGGCAAACCCGGTGGCGACAGTCTGA
- a CDS encoding NifU family protein, with the protein MFIQTLPLDDDNRMQFLPGRQVLVSGSVRFDNAQEGRERSPLAARLFDIPGVKEVELGEDHVTITKTDDETHKALWIQLKPMVLAAVMDHYMSGLPVLVGGDVETTASYSEEDQKIVDGIVELVDDRIRPQLQDDGGEVLFKSFDPTNGTVILEMDSSGLSTPAFGTQIKIENTLKHFVPEISRVKFERMVDITETADEGRPGLQTEEANQIRVLLETRINPAIAAHGGYISLIDIQDQTAFVEMAGGCQGCGMADATLKQGVEVEIKRAVPVIERVLDVTDHAGGSNPYYAGY; encoded by the coding sequence ATGTTTATTCAGACCTTGCCGCTTGACGATGACAATCGGATGCAGTTTCTCCCCGGCCGCCAGGTGCTGGTTTCGGGTTCCGTGCGCTTTGATAATGCGCAGGAAGGACGGGAGAGGTCTCCCCTTGCGGCGCGGTTGTTTGATATACCGGGCGTAAAAGAAGTCGAGCTTGGTGAAGATCATGTGACGATTACCAAAACCGACGATGAGACCCATAAGGCCCTTTGGATCCAACTCAAGCCCATGGTGCTGGCGGCGGTGATGGATCACTATATGAGTGGCCTGCCGGTTCTGGTTGGCGGAGATGTGGAAACGACTGCGAGCTATTCCGAAGAAGATCAGAAGATTGTCGATGGCATTGTTGAACTTGTTGATGATCGCATTCGCCCGCAGCTTCAGGACGATGGCGGCGAAGTCCTGTTTAAATCCTTTGATCCGACAAACGGCACGGTTATCCTGGAAATGGACAGCTCTGGGCTGTCAACACCGGCTTTCGGGACCCAGATAAAAATCGAGAATACGCTGAAGCATTTCGTGCCGGAAATCAGCCGTGTGAAATTTGAGCGCATGGTTGATATCACGGAGACAGCTGATGAAGGACGACCGGGCCTGCAAACTGAGGAAGCCAATCAGATACGGGTTTTGCTGGAGACACGGATCAATCCGGCAATTGCCGCCCATGGCGGTTATATTTCCCTGATCGATATTCAGGATCAGACCGCTTTCGTGGAAATGGCCGGCGGCTGTCAGGGATGCGGGATGGCGGACGCAACATTGAAACAAGGCGTGGAAGTGGAAATCAAAAGGGCCGTGCCGGTCATTGAACGGGTGCTCGATGTCACCGATCATGCGGGCGGCAGTAATCCCTATTATGCCGGTTATTAA
- a CDS encoding OsmC family protein → MAQTHEFTAHIDWTGAAAGPTTDYKNYSRDYNISIEGRPIIAGSADPVFLGKADRYNPEDMLVASLSGCHLLSYLALCARKKIVVTQYHDTAWGKMEMKEGALRFTEVILRPIMTISPESDPDVARRLHTEAHKVCFIANSVNFPVRNDPTIHMAS, encoded by the coding sequence ATGGCACAAACACACGAATTTACCGCCCATATTGACTGGACCGGTGCCGCGGCCGGCCCGACAACCGATTATAAAAACTATTCACGCGACTACAATATCTCCATCGAGGGCCGGCCAATAATTGCCGGATCCGCTGATCCGGTGTTTCTTGGAAAAGCGGATCGCTACAATCCTGAAGATATGCTGGTCGCGTCCCTCTCCGGCTGTCATCTCCTCAGCTATCTCGCCCTGTGCGCCCGCAAAAAAATTGTGGTCACCCAGTATCACGATACGGCCTGGGGCAAGATGGAGATGAAGGAGGGAGCCCTGCGCTTCACGGAGGTTATTTTGCGCCCGATTATGACCATCAGCCCCGAAAGCGATCCTGACGTCGCGCGGCGCTTACATACGGAAGCCCATAAAGTCTGTTTTATCGCCAATTCCGTAAATTTCCCGGTTCGCAACGACCCGACCATTCATATGGCAAGCTAA
- a CDS encoding CDP-alcohol phosphatidyltransferase family protein has translation MFDAALRQVIDPPLNYIGTKVAALGVSANMVTFVGFGLGVAAVPFIVAESYGIALLLILTNRVFDGLDGAVARHSLLTDFGGYLDIVCDFIFYSAVVFAFAWARPENTLAGAFLILSFMGTASTFLTYAIMAEKHKITTDIRGRKSLYYLGGLTEGMETIVAMVLMCLLPDYFVEIAVVFGVMCWVTTVTRIYAAWLAFRNLP, from the coding sequence ATGTTTGACGCAGCCCTGAGGCAGGTAATCGACCCACCGCTCAATTATATTGGGACGAAGGTGGCTGCCCTTGGCGTCTCGGCGAATATGGTGACATTTGTCGGGTTTGGATTGGGGGTTGCCGCTGTCCCGTTCATTGTTGCCGAAAGCTATGGCATCGCCTTGCTGCTTATTCTCACGAACCGGGTTTTTGACGGATTGGACGGGGCGGTTGCCCGGCATTCGCTGCTGACGGATTTTGGCGGCTATCTGGATATTGTCTGCGATTTCATCTTTTATTCCGCCGTGGTTTTTGCCTTCGCCTGGGCGCGACCGGAAAACACGTTGGCAGGGGCGTTTCTGATCCTCAGTTTTATGGGGACTGCCTCCACTTTCCTCACCTATGCGATCATGGCGGAGAAGCACAAGATCACGACGGATATTCGCGGCCGCAAGTCTTTATACTATCTTGGCGGGTTAACCGAAGGGATGGAAACCATTGTCGCCATGGTCCTGATGTGCCTGCTGCCGGATTATTTCGTTGAAATAGCCGTTGTTTTTGGCGTCATGTGCTGGGTGACAACGGTTACCAGGATATATGCCGCCTGGCTTGCCTTTCGGAACCTGCCTTAA
- a CDS encoding RNA-binding S4 domain-containing protein, giving the protein MSSDRAEPSAPTLRVDKWLWFARFFKSRNIATKLVQARKLRINSVPVAKASVTVKAGDVLTFQQQKSIRVIRIVDIGTRRGPASEAQSLYEDLAPLETKKPEPDKTRTSGQREPGAGRPTKADRRALDKLRPDPEDP; this is encoded by the coding sequence TTGAGTTCAGACCGCGCAGAGCCATCCGCCCCAACCTTACGTGTTGATAAATGGCTTTGGTTTGCGCGGTTTTTCAAAAGCCGAAATATCGCGACGAAACTGGTGCAGGCGCGAAAATTGCGGATTAACAGCGTTCCCGTTGCCAAGGCCAGCGTCACTGTCAAAGCGGGCGACGTCCTGACGTTCCAGCAGCAAAAGTCCATTCGTGTTATCAGGATTGTCGATATTGGAACCCGACGCGGCCCGGCAAGCGAGGCACAATCCTTGTATGAAGACCTCGCCCCCCTTGAGACAAAGAAACCGGAGCCGGATAAAACCCGGACCTCGGGCCAGCGGGAACCGGGTGCGGGACGTCCAACCAAAGCGGACCGGCGGGCGCTGGACAAACTTCGCCCGGATCCGGAAGATCCCTAA
- a CDS encoding helicase-related protein, producing the protein MPPNTYSPSSQSLKADRITAVLGPTNTGKTHLAVERMMGHADGIIGLPLRLLAREIYDRVAGQKGAANVALVTGEEKIIPPHAVYFICTVEAMPLDRGFEFLAIDEIQLAADPERGHVFTDRLLHARGREETMFLGAETIRPWIQRLIPEASFISRPRFSKLSYRGPKKISRLPPRSVIVAFSSNDVYAIAELVRRQRGGAAVVMGNLSPRTRNAQVELYQSGDVDYLVATDAIGMGLNMDIDHVAFAGTVKYDGAISRRLRPAEFAQIAGRAGRHMNDGTFGTTANVEPLEEDLVEKIESHEFDSVRNIRWRNQNLNFTTARDLLRSLEKNPAIEGMVSPRDPEDYTAFKTLIRDDEVRQHSQSSAKVRQLWQVCQVPDFRQTMHDEHVRLLKQIFLHLQSSSGKLPSDWISNHLNRLQKTDGDIDTLATRIAHTRTWTYISHVSEWMDDYKHWQDAARNIEDKLSDALHERLTQRFVDRRTAMLVRKLKDSSQLEAQISDTGDVQVEGHFIGTLVGLKFNADTSVNSTEARTLRNVGNKTIAAEIAVRAARLAAAPDEAITLDGEGKISWEGAIIASLVKGESVLKPKLQLLASEQLNGPALESATKRLNDWINAQIDTRLKPLVMLADLPLTGAARGIAFQVSENLGALPRYKLGDQIRNLDKKDYGRLKFGGLRVGYEHVFMPILLKPDPTALRCLLWAIHEERNPIPPLPPAGRVSFETEKGLHWSYYLTAGYAVFNNLAVRMDMLDRLAGLLRRASRGLIDTTEPPKSESPEVKPAEAATDSPESGSDTAPKAEEAEKMDAAPEAPAETAAEPTATPEETVADAKPEGESGAAPADADAVKKDAAAAAEADKATNDGAAKGKDSNPRKKDLPRNLPFKPTHEMLSLVGTTREQFSLILDKLGYEQQGEGEDITYRRVPYHKRKRAEKPKPKSRKPQQNTAGKPASKSKPARRKPAPRAPEIDPDSPFAILKTLGKK; encoded by the coding sequence ATGCCTCCCAACACCTATTCTCCATCGTCACAATCGTTAAAAGCGGACCGGATCACGGCGGTGCTCGGGCCGACCAATACCGGCAAGACCCATTTGGCGGTGGAACGGATGATGGGCCATGCGGACGGGATTATCGGGCTGCCGCTTCGTCTGCTCGCCCGGGAAATTTATGACCGCGTTGCCGGGCAAAAAGGTGCCGCCAATGTCGCCCTGGTCACCGGGGAGGAGAAAATCATTCCGCCCCATGCGGTGTATTTTATCTGCACCGTGGAGGCCATGCCGCTCGATCGGGGATTTGAGTTCCTGGCCATTGACGAGATCCAGCTGGCCGCCGATCCGGAGCGCGGCCATGTTTTCACCGATCGCCTGCTGCATGCCCGTGGTCGCGAGGAAACAATGTTTCTGGGCGCCGAAACCATCCGGCCCTGGATCCAGCGGCTGATTCCCGAAGCCTCTTTCATCTCGCGCCCCCGGTTTTCAAAACTCAGCTATCGCGGACCGAAGAAAATATCCCGCCTGCCGCCTCGCTCCGTCATCGTCGCCTTTTCCTCCAACGATGTCTATGCCATCGCCGAGCTTGTCCGCCGGCAGCGGGGCGGTGCCGCCGTGGTCATGGGAAACCTGTCGCCGCGCACCCGCAATGCCCAGGTCGAGCTGTATCAATCAGGCGACGTGGATTATCTGGTGGCGACGGATGCCATCGGCATGGGCCTGAATATGGATATCGATCATGTGGCCTTCGCCGGAACCGTAAAATATGACGGTGCCATATCCCGGCGGCTGCGCCCGGCGGAATTCGCCCAGATTGCCGGCCGGGCCGGCCGGCATATGAATGATGGCACCTTTGGCACCACGGCCAATGTGGAACCGCTGGAAGAGGATCTTGTGGAAAAAATCGAATCCCATGAATTCGACAGCGTCCGGAATATCCGCTGGCGCAACCAGAATCTCAACTTCACAACCGCCCGTGACCTGCTGCGCTCCTTGGAGAAAAACCCGGCCATTGAGGGCATGGTCTCGCCCCGTGACCCAGAAGATTATACGGCCTTTAAAACCCTGATCCGCGATGACGAGGTGCGCCAGCACTCACAAAGCTCGGCCAAGGTGCGTCAGTTATGGCAGGTCTGCCAGGTCCCGGACTTTCGGCAAACCATGCATGATGAGCATGTGCGCCTGCTCAAACAAATATTTTTGCATTTGCAGTCGTCATCGGGCAAATTACCCAGCGACTGGATTTCGAACCATCTGAACCGGCTACAGAAAACCGATGGGGATATCGATACACTGGCGACGCGCATTGCCCATACGCGCACATGGACCTATATTTCCCATGTGTCGGAGTGGATGGATGATTATAAACATTGGCAGGACGCCGCGCGTAACATAGAAGATAAACTGTCGGATGCTCTGCATGAGCGCCTGACGCAACGATTTGTAGACAGACGCACGGCCATGCTGGTGCGGAAATTGAAAGACAGCAGTCAATTGGAAGCACAGATAAGCGATACCGGTGACGTTCAGGTTGAAGGACATTTCATCGGAACCCTGGTCGGACTAAAGTTCAATGCCGATACCAGCGTAAATAGTACGGAAGCCCGCACTTTACGAAATGTCGGCAATAAAACCATCGCCGCGGAAATCGCCGTCCGCGCCGCCCGACTGGCGGCCGCGCCGGATGAGGCGATCACGTTGGATGGCGAGGGCAAGATCTCCTGGGAAGGCGCGATTATCGCCTCCTTGGTAAAAGGCGAGAGCGTTCTGAAGCCGAAATTACAGCTGCTGGCCAGTGAACAATTAAACGGCCCGGCCCTGGAATCCGCGACGAAACGCCTCAATGACTGGATCAATGCGCAAATCGATACGCGCCTTAAGCCCTTGGTAATGCTGGCAGATCTTCCCCTAACCGGGGCCGCACGCGGCATTGCCTTCCAGGTCAGCGAAAATCTCGGTGCCCTGCCCCGATACAAACTGGGTGACCAGATCCGCAACCTGGACAAAAAGGATTACGGGCGCCTGAAGTTCGGGGGCTTACGGGTGGGATATGAACATGTGTTCATGCCCATATTGCTGAAACCCGACCCGACCGCCCTGCGCTGCCTGCTCTGGGCCATTCACGAAGAACGCAACCCCATTCCGCCGCTGCCACCGGCAGGCCGGGTATCCTTCGAAACCGAGAAGGGCCTGCATTGGAGCTACTATCTGACGGCCGGTTATGCTGTCTTTAACAATCTGGCGGTGCGCATGGATATGCTGGACCGGCTTGCCGGTCTGTTACGGCGCGCCTCCCGCGGCCTGATAGATACAACCGAGCCGCCGAAGAGCGAATCACCTGAGGTTAAACCGGCTGAAGCTGCTACCGATTCTCCGGAATCCGGGTCAGATACGGCACCGAAAGCCGAAGAGGCCGAAAAAATGGACGCGGCACCGGAAGCACCTGCCGAAACAGCTGCCGAACCAACTGCAACCCCCGAAGAGACCGTCGCGGACGCGAAGCCCGAGGGGGAATCTGGTGCGGCACCTGCCGACGCAGACGCCGTCAAAAAAGACGCGGCAGCAGCAGCGGAGGCGGATAAAGCCACCAATGACGGCGCCGCAAAAGGCAAAGACAGTAACCCCAGGAAAAAAGACCTGCCGCGCAACCTGCCCTTCAAGCCGACCCATGAAATGTTGTCCCTCGTCGGCACAACACGGGAGCAGTTTTCGCTCATTCTGGATAAGCTCGGCTATGAACAGCAAGGCGAAGGCGAGGATATCACCTATCGCCGGGTGCCTTATCACAAGCGTAAGCGCGCCGAGAAGCCGAAGCCCAAAAGCAGAAAACCGCAACAGAATACAGCCGGTAAACCCGCATCGAAATCCAAGCCTGCCCGCCGCAAACCGGCGCCACGCGCCCCCGAAATCGATCCGGACAGCCCGTTCGCCATTTTGAAAACGTTAGGCAAAAAATAA
- the scpA gene encoding methylmalonyl-CoA mutase — MGDFPKRSLEDWDNLAEKELRGRSTDDLVWNTPEGIPVKSLYTAADLEGMELDGALPGMAPFQRGVRATMYANRPWTIRQYAGFSTAEESNAFYRRNLAGGQKGLSVAFDLATHRGYDSDHPRVVGDVGKAGVAIDSVEDMKILFDGIPLDEMSVSMTMNGAVLPILANYIVAAEEQGVSPDKLAGTIQNDILKEFMVRNTYIYPPEPSMRIIGDIIGYTSAKMPRFNSISISGYHMQEAGATQVQELAFTLADGLEYARAALASGLKIDDFAPRLSFFFAIGMNFFMEIAKLRAARMLWARMISEFEPQNKSSLMLRTHCQTSGVSLTEQDPYNNVIRTAYEAMAAVLGGTQSLHTNALDEAIALPTDFSARIARNTQLILAEETGVPKVIDPLGGSYYVESLTNSIAEEAWKIIEEVEELGGMTKAVESGMPKLRIEESAARRQARVDRGEETIVGVNKYTLEKDDSDIDILDVDNTEVLRQQVARLEKIKATRDEAACQAALAALTEGARGSDNLLELCVNAARVRATVGEISDAMETVFTRHRAEIRSISGVYGAAYEGDAGFMKIQQDIETFAKEEGRRPRMLVVKLGQDGHDRGAKVIATAFADIGFDVDVGPLFQTPAEAATDAIESDVHVIGISSQAAGHKTLVPQIINELKAQDAGDILVVCGGVIPAQDYDMLYDAGVAAIYGPGTNIPEAAAEVLDLIRKQRSA; from the coding sequence ATGGGCGATTTTCCAAAACGCAGCCTGGAAGACTGGGACAACCTCGCGGAAAAAGAACTGCGGGGCCGCAGCACGGATGATCTGGTTTGGAACACGCCCGAAGGCATTCCGGTCAAATCGCTTTATACCGCTGCCGATCTGGAGGGCATGGAACTTGACGGGGCCTTACCGGGTATGGCGCCGTTTCAGCGCGGGGTTCGCGCCACCATGTATGCGAACCGTCCCTGGACCATTCGTCAATATGCCGGATTCTCAACGGCAGAAGAATCAAACGCCTTTTACCGCCGCAATCTGGCGGGCGGTCAGAAAGGCCTGTCGGTCGCCTTCGATCTGGCAACCCATCGCGGCTATGATTCCGATCATCCAAGAGTGGTCGGCGATGTGGGCAAGGCCGGTGTGGCCATCGATAGCGTCGAGGATATGAAAATCCTGTTTGACGGCATTCCCCTGGATGAGATGTCCGTCTCCATGACCATGAACGGGGCCGTATTGCCCATTCTCGCCAATTACATTGTTGCCGCCGAGGAACAGGGGGTCAGCCCGGACAAGCTGGCAGGCACGATCCAGAATGACATCCTGAAAGAGTTCATGGTCCGCAACACCTATATTTATCCGCCGGAGCCCAGCATGCGGATCATTGGTGATATCATCGGCTATACCTCGGCCAAGATGCCGCGGTTTAATTCCATCTCCATTTCCGGTTATCATATGCAGGAAGCCGGGGCAACACAGGTGCAGGAACTGGCCTTTACCCTGGCCGATGGTCTGGAATATGCGCGGGCGGCCCTGGCGTCGGGCTTGAAAATTGACGATTTCGCGCCGCGTCTCAGTTTCTTTTTCGCCATTGGCATGAATTTCTTTATGGAAATCGCCAAGCTGCGCGCCGCCCGGATGCTCTGGGCGCGGATGATTTCCGAGTTTGAGCCGCAAAATAAAAGCTCCCTGATGCTGCGCACCCATTGCCAGACCTCCGGCGTCAGCCTGACCGAGCAGGATCCCTACAACAATGTTATTCGCACGGCTTATGAAGCCATGGCCGCCGTTTTGGGGGGCACGCAAAGCCTGCATACCAATGCGCTGGATGAGGCCATTGCCCTGCCGACCGATTTCTCGGCCCGCATTGCCCGTAATACCCAGCTTATCCTGGCCGAAGAGACCGGTGTTCCCAAGGTGATCGATCCCCTGGGCGGCAGCTATTATGTGGAAAGCCTGACCAACTCCATTGCCGAAGAAGCCTGGAAGATCATCGAGGAAGTCGAGGAGCTGGGCGGCATGACGAAGGCCGTGGAAAGCGGTATGCCCAAACTCCGGATCGAGGAATCCGCCGCCCGCCGTCAGGCCCGTGTTGATCGCGGCGAGGAAACCATCGTCGGGGTGAATAAATACACCCTCGAAAAAGATGACAGCGATATCGACATTCTGGATGTGGATAATACGGAAGTTCTCCGCCAGCAGGTGGCGCGGCTTGAAAAAATCAAGGCAACGCGGGATGAAGCGGCCTGTCAGGCCGCCCTTGCTGCCCTGACCGAAGGCGCGCGCGGATCGGATAACCTTCTGGAGCTCTGTGTGAACGCGGCGCGTGTCCGGGCAACGGTCGGCGAGATTTCCGATGCCATGGAAACGGTCTTTACCCGCCACCGGGCCGAGATCCGTTCCATCAGCGGTGTTTACGGGGCAGCTTACGAAGGGGATGCGGGCTTTATGAAAATTCAACAGGATATCGAAACCTTCGCCAAGGAAGAAGGCCGCCGACCGAGAATGCTGGTGGTCAAACTGGGGCAGGATGGCCATGATCGCGGCGCCAAGGTAATCGCCACCGCCTTTGCCGATATTGGGTTTGACGTCGATGTCGGACCGCTGTTCCAGACCCCGGCCGAAGCCGCCACGGACGCCATTGAAAGTGACGTGCATGTGATCGGGATCTCGTCGCAGGCCGCCGGTCATAAAACACTGGTCCCGCAGATTATCAATGAGCTGAAGGCCCAGGATGCGGGCGATATTCTGGTGGTCTGCGGCGGCGTTATCCCGGCGCAGGATTATGACATGCTGTATGACGCCGGCGTTGCCGCCATTTACGGTCCGGGCACCAATATCCCCGAAGCCGCCGCCGAAGTGCTGGACCTGATCCGCAAACAGCGCAGTGCGTAA
- a CDS encoding histone deacetylase family protein, translating into MKIIYSPDHAKHDPQTYFKGGAFHQPQEVPGRAEALIAGLRDAGHEISGPDEFGPGPRAAVHTPGYLHFLETISDRWHGEEMGSEEVLPNIHPGRHMSGMPTGLVGEVGYYTTDMSAPVGRQTWEAAVASNNVALTATEYVLADLPAKKAAYALCRPPGHHAYKDQAGGFCFLNNIAIAAEYARRNVSRVAILDVDVHHGNGTQGIFYDRADVLTISMHCDPSDFYPFFAGYEQERGRGDGDGFNLNLPLPKGSTDEPFLAKLEDALTALKSYAPDVLFVALGLDAFEGDPFAGLGITTEGFGAVAANIAHLGFPTVLVQEGGYNRDHLGANITSFIDGFEGHR; encoded by the coding sequence ATGAAAATCATTTACAGTCCGGACCATGCCAAACACGACCCGCAAACCTATTTTAAAGGCGGCGCGTTTCATCAACCACAGGAAGTGCCGGGCCGGGCGGAGGCGCTGATCGCGGGGTTGCGCGATGCGGGGCATGAGATTTCCGGTCCCGATGAATTTGGCCCGGGCCCGCGGGCAGCGGTTCATACCCCCGGATATCTGCATTTTCTCGAAACCATCTCGGATCGCTGGCATGGGGAGGAAATGGGCAGTGAAGAAGTGCTGCCCAATATCCATCCGGGCCGTCACATGTCCGGGATGCCCACGGGGCTGGTTGGCGAGGTTGGTTATTATACGACGGATATGTCGGCACCTGTGGGACGTCAGACATGGGAAGCGGCGGTGGCGTCCAATAACGTGGCGCTGACGGCGACGGAATATGTACTGGCGGATCTGCCAGCGAAAAAAGCCGCCTATGCGCTCTGCCGTCCGCCCGGGCATCATGCGTACAAGGATCAGGCCGGTGGTTTCTGCTTTCTCAACAATATCGCCATCGCCGCCGAATATGCCCGCCGCAATGTATCTCGCGTCGCCATCCTGGATGTGGATGTGCATCATGGCAACGGGACGCAAGGCATTTTTTACGACCGGGCCGATGTGTTGACGATTTCCATGCATTGCGATCCCAGCGACTTCTACCCCTTCTTCGCCGGCTATGAGCAGGAACGCGGCCGCGGCGACGGGGACGGTTTCAACCTCAACCTGCCCCTGCCCAAAGGCAGCACGGACGAGCCTTTTCTCGCCAAGCTGGAGGACGCGCTCACTGCGCTGAAATCCTATGCGCCGGATGTCCTGTTTGTGGCGCTGGGCCTGGATGCCTTTGAAGGCGACCCGTTTGCCGGGCTTGGCATAACCACGGAAGGCTTTGGCGCCGTTGCCGCCAATATAGCCCATCTCGGGTTTCCCACGGTGCTGGTGCAGGAAGGCGGTTATAACCGGGACCATCTCGGTGCCAATATCACCAGTTTCATCGACGGATTTGAAGGACATAGATAA
- the queF gene encoding preQ(1) synthase yields the protein MVETDVSGLSQLGQAVDQPRSPEEAVLEKVPNGQSDVNYLVRFVAPEFTSLCPMTGQPDFAHLVIDYVPDQFLVESKSLKMFLTSFRNHGAFHEDCTVSIGKRLVELLSPCWLRIGGYWYPRGGIPIDVFWQTGAPLKDVWLPDQGVPTYRGRG from the coding sequence ATGGTTGAGACGGATGTCAGTGGCCTCAGTCAACTGGGGCAAGCGGTAGACCAGCCCCGGAGCCCGGAGGAGGCGGTGCTGGAGAAGGTGCCCAACGGCCAGAGCGACGTCAATTACCTGGTCCGCTTCGTCGCGCCGGAATTTACCTCGCTCTGCCCGATGACCGGGCAACCGGATTTCGCCCATCTGGTCATCGACTATGTGCCGGACCAGTTTCTGGTGGAATCAAAATCCCTGAAGATGTTCCTGACATCCTTTCGAAATCATGGTGCCTTTCATGAGGACTGCACGGTAAGTATTGGCAAACGCCTTGTTGAGTTGCTGTCGCCCTGCTGGTTGCGCATTGGCGGATACTGGTATCCGCGTGGCGGCATACCCATCGATGTCTTCTGGCAAACTGGTGCGCCGCTTAAAGATGTCTGGTTGCCCGATCAGGGGGTGCCGACTTATCGCGGGCGCGGCTGA
- a CDS encoding cytidine deaminase has protein sequence MTTSDLKQQATATMMNAYSPYSNFKVGAAIQTAAGNIYSGCNVENISYGLSICAERNAIMQAVAAEGPAMKLAAVVVTNYNQNGESGACSPCGACRQFMIEFATPDTTVTYPGEHGDIETTADKLLPDSFSF, from the coding sequence ATGACGACTTCGGATTTGAAACAACAGGCAACAGCAACCATGATGAATGCCTATTCCCCTTACTCCAATTTCAAGGTCGGCGCCGCGATCCAGACGGCCGCCGGAAATATCTATAGCGGCTGTAATGTGGAGAATATCTCCTACGGTCTGTCAATCTGCGCCGAACGGAACGCCATTATGCAGGCGGTCGCCGCCGAGGGGCCGGCCATGAAACTGGCGGCCGTTGTGGTTACCAATTATAACCAGAACGGGGAAAGCGGCGCCTGTTCGCCGTGCGGGGCCTGCCGCCAATTCATGATCGAGTTTGCAACACCGGACACCACCGTCACCTATCCCGGCGAGCACGGCGATATCGAGACCACGGCGGATAAACTCCTGCCCGACAGTTTTTCCTTTTAA